A part of Rutidosis leptorrhynchoides isolate AG116_Rl617_1_P2 unplaced genomic scaffold, CSIRO_AGI_Rlap_v1 contig123, whole genome shotgun sequence genomic DNA contains:
- the LOC139881180 gene encoding arogenate dehydratase/prephenate dehydratase 1, chloroplastic-like — protein sequence MALNSVAAALSFRGDTLNRVKIFDEFSGKWGFVNGFSGHRTFSIRSVDEKKSVKPVTESLPVIEKKANDDVSKRLPKEINSLPKPLTVADLSTSLNTNTKMRISFKGVPGSYSEDAALKAYPKCETVPCGDFEDAFKAVELWLADKAVLPIESSAGGSIHRNYDLLLRHRLHIVGEVQLSVNFCLLALPGVRAEKLKRVISHPQALDLSDVFLSELGVTRVNGDDTASAAQYIASKDLRDTGAIASPRAAEIYGLNILAEQIQDDTASVTRFLVLARDPIMPRTDKAFRTSIVFTLDEGPGVLFKALAVFALRGINLTKIESRPQRKKPLRVVDDSNTGTAKYFDYLFYIDFEASMAEPRAQNALGHLQEFATFLRVLGCYPIDTTL from the exons ATGGCTTTAAATTCAGTCGCCGCCGCATTGAGTTTCCGTGGAGATACATTGAATCGGGTCAAGATTTTTGATGAGTTTTCCGGCAAATGGGGTTTTGTTAATGGGTTTTCCGGTCACCGTACATTCTCTATCCGTTCGGTTGATGAGAAGAAATCTGTTAAGCCTGTGACTGAATCATTACCTGTTATTGAGAAGAAGGCGAATGATGATGTCTCCAAGAGACTACCTAAGGAGATTAACTCTCTTCCAA AACCATTAACAGTAGCTGATTTGTCCACATCTCTAAATACCAATACAAAGATGCGAATATCATTTAAG GGTGTTCCTGGTTCCTACAGTGAGGATGCTGCTCTCAAAGCCTACCCTAAATGTGAAACTGTTCCCTGTGGTGATTTTGAAGATGCATTCAAG GCTGTCGAATTATGGCTGGCTGATAAAGCTGTTCTTCCAATTGAAAGCTCTGCTGGTGGGAGCATCCATCGAAACTATGATCTTCTTCTTCGTCATAGGCTTCACATTGTGGGTGAGGTGCAGTTGTCTGTTAATTTCTGCCTTCTTGCTCTGCCAGGTGTCAGAGCAGAGAAGTTGAAACGGGTGATAAGCCATCCACAG GCTCTTGACCTTAGTgatgttttccttagtgagttggGGGTAACCAGAGTAAATGGTGATGATACTGCTTCTGCCGCTCAG TATATAGCCTCTAAAGACCTGAGAGACACTGGTGCTATTGCAAGTCCTCGTGCTGCTGAAATATATGGACTTAACATCCTTGCAGAACAAATACAG GATGACACTGCCAGTGTAACTCGTTTTCTGGTGCTGGCAAGAGATCCGATAATGCCAAGAACTGATAAGGCCTTTCGA aCGAGCATCGTCTTTACATTGGATGAAGGTCCTGGAGTACTGTTTAAAGCATTGGCAGTGTTTGCTCTGAGAGGCATAAATTTGACAAAG ATAGAAAGTCGGCCACAGAGGAAGAAACCGCTAAGAGTCGTAGATGACTCCAACACTGGTACAGCTAA GTATTTCGACTACCTCTTCTATATCGATTTTGAAGCTTCTATGGCTGAGCCTCGTGCTCAAAATGCTCTAGGACATTTGCAG GAATTTGCAACATTTCTTCGAGTACTTGGTTGCTATCCAATAGATACAACTCTGTAG